In a single window of the Papaver somniferum cultivar HN1 chromosome 8, ASM357369v1, whole genome shotgun sequence genome:
- the LOC113306204 gene encoding uncharacterized protein LOC113306204: MASDVPENVNEILSHMHNASIATSEDIRNIVFLSTVDLSRGNKGWKWAVAGKVFREELMSIGVVVYHVRHVWSKYQELEVRTPAPLIFQVRFNSKDDLKEILKHVPWSLGGYMFRIHRWTPSIDYRTLNFGFQCFWIDFKDLVPEFFDVDVIYAMDGLVGQVQKIIPDDANPTDSNVVSVCVNIDLKKPLIRGILAVTASGYVQWVLFFYHQQTHNICPSCYIIDHVEAEYEEKAAELNTRARTIYKFGSHGVEIANNDPDEDDPDLGDASIIQSNPCNRRHRTNKKVFVKPDDDQLVRNFSVSNSITRTERSALRKYKRTRQQALLSQSASNSTFTQPMQEDDNQDANATSTSAHQFMMQQHQPLQPVVGECDGFLPSAHDTTRKTLTNWDDQTKSSDSKVQSLLYSLNYPHLCSYNIRGGAGGIALLWKDGFHLELMHHTSTMVNVIVHSGPTDSEWVLTCLYSSTYMAERQQQWQLIREMGDHMDLPWVIIGDFNSTLCISDRQSYAIHTAPSHPVITYTVDLLGLTDIPFTGNPYTWSNRKYSATFIRTRLYRALGDILWHHLFHNAVIHNLLPIGSDHAPILLSTDPTLSSMSIPFRVYESWFQHHTCKPLVQSQWKSTINGSAASNFTHKLSHTSTAPKKWRRENAREHILPFQDKNVKYFHARANFHRRRNQIDTIQDSQGIWHSTRPTIEQILINHFANISTTINPHMDSSVLSLISPCITSQDNDMLTTILKADKIRNIVFQIKSWAAPGPDGFYKHCWDVVGTDVVSMVQEFFTTCILLPQLNHTYQTLITKHDCAQTPSDFCSINLCNITYKIISKLMAVRLKTLLAKIVSPWQEAYVPGRNIMDNTIISHEMVDYMKKTKVLPGVIAIKLDMDKTTSTVSLMLNGSPTTSFTPTRGLFQGDPISPYLFILCMEGFSRIISHVVSSNIILPFKPAIHAPHISHLYFADDCILFTRDSGSSITNLLQIINRFCATSGQLVNFNKSSVHFSSKLSDSAKADICHMLQMKPMPLHEKYLGVSLFISKNKTKCFESAITKMQSRLPVWQGKLINQAGRSTQIQSVLNTMRQYQMACLHMPDSTLKQMDSIQRWYWWCHKRTRVMCFKSWFYVCYPKRDGGLGFKNLRATNEAFLTKLAWRMVNNPDAEWIKVLEAKYFHNINPLHGVRTTKGPWVWQSIHRGLKWVKQFHVWEIGDGTKVREFQDNWIPNTVTTTSTTAHSSSSADVKQCFYPSQVQAIISIHLSYTSNDTLRWSLTNSGDFTLKYTYRAILHSLFPPPVTIYNEAFWLGLWHLKFPYKCHRFMWKLAHQILPVLHRLARHMHIQNTSCHFCNAQEETVTHLFLNCPFSAAIWSRMLLHWSAMITSQSSITSWLQGWTDSANSFTFKDHHTVNMVVHVASLRNQNSDCCQMSDSSANDANSFQLNVDASVLPNNHVAGSAFILTDSTGSFVTATRNVIHAKILALYKTLCWLCSHQPSNVVIYSDCKNLVDGLGGSVNNVSWIDRSLLFECVSLLHSLSNMTIRYIHRVHNKAAGQLAKFARCQFCNIQWWYTLPVVLQSTITGSM, from the exons ATGGCTTCTGATGTTCCTGAGAATGTTAATGAAATACTGTCACATATGCATAATGCTTCCATAGCAACTTCAGAAGATATTCGCAATATTGTGTTTCTTTCAACTGTTGACTTATCTAGAGGAAATAAAGGATGGAAATGGGCAGTTGCTGGGAAAGTTTTTCGTGAAGAACTAATGTCCATTGGGGTTGTGGTTTATCATGTTCGTCATGTTTGGTCTAAATATCAAGAACTTGAAGTTCGTACACCTGCTCCACTGATCTTTCAGGTCAGGTTTAACTCTAAAGATGATTTGAAAGAAATTCTCAAACATGTTCCTTGGTCTTTGGGTGGTTATATGTTTCGTATTCATCGTTGGACTCCTTCGATAGACTATaggactttaaactttggttttcaaTGCTTTTGGATAGACTTTAAAGACTTGGTACCAGAATTTTTTGATGTAGATGTTATTTATGCTATGGATGGTCTGGTAGGTCAAGTTCAAAAAATAATCCCAGATGATGCTAATCCCACTGATTCAAATGTGGTTAGTGTTTGTGTTAATATTGACCTTAAGAAGCCACTTATTCGTGGAATTCTAGCGGTTACTGCTTCTGGTTATGTTCAATGGGTTCTCTTCttttatcatcaacaaactcacAATATATGTCCATCTTGCTATATTATTGATCATGTTGAAGCTGAATATGAAGAAAAAGCTGCTGAACTCAATACTCGTGCTCGTACAATCTATAAATTTGGAAGTCATGGAGTTGAAATTGCCAATAATGATCCTGATGAGGATGATCCTGATTTAGGTGATGCTTCTATCATTCAATCGAACCCTTGTAATCGTCGACATCGGACTAATAAGAAAGTTTTTGTAAAACCTGATGATGATCAGTTGGTGAGAAATTTTTCAGTATCTAACTCTATTACTCGGACTGAGAGGTCAGCTCTTCGTAAATACAAACGCACTCGTCAACAAGCTCTCCTATCTCAGTCTGCTTCGAATTCTACTTTTACTCAGCCTATGCAAGAGGATGACAATCAGGATGCAAATGCCACTTCGACCTCTGCTCATCAATTCATGATGCAACAACACCAACCTTTGCAGCCAGTTGTTGGGGAGTGTGATGGGTTTCTTCCTTCAGCTCATGATACCACTAGGAAGACTCTGACAAACTGGGATGATCAG ACCAAATCTAGTGATAGTAAGGTTCAGTCTCTCTTGTACTCTCTGAATTATCCTCATCTTTGTTCTTATAATATAAGAGGTGGTGCTGGGGGTATTGCTTTACTATGGAAAGATGGCTTTCATCTCGAGCTTATGCATCATACTTCAACTATGGTGAATGTTATTGTTCATTCGGGTCCAACTGATTCTGAGTGGGTTCTCACTTGCTTATATAGCTCTACTTACATGGCTGAAAGGCAACAACAGTGGCAGTTAATTCGAGAGATGGGAGATCATATGGATTTGCCTTGGGTTATTATTGGAGATTTTAATTCTACACTTTGTATTTCTGACCGACAAAGTTACGCCATCCATACTGCTCCTTCTCATCCAGTTATTACTTATACTGTGGATTTACTAGGACTCACTGATATCCCTTTTACAGGTAATCCTTATACATGGTCTAATAGAAAATATTCAGCTACTTTTATTCGTACTAGATTGTATCGTGCTTTGGGTGATATTTTGTGGCATCATCTCTTTCATAATGCAGTTATTCATAATCTTTTACCAATTGGTTCAGATCATGCACCCATATTACTGTCTACTGACCCCACTTTGTCTAGTATGTCAATACCGTTTCGGGTTTATGAATCTTGGTTTCAACATCATACTTGTAAGCCTCTTGTTCAATCACAATGGAAGTCTACTATTAATGGTTCTGCAGCTAGTAATTTCACTCACAAGTTGTCCCATACTTCTACTGCTCCGAAAAAATGGAGACGTGAA AATGCAAGAGAACACATTCTTCCTTTTCAAGATAAGAATGTCAAATATTTTCACGCTAGAGCAAATTTCCATCGTCGAAGGAATCAGATTGATACCATTCAAGATTCTCAAGGTATTTGGCATTCTACTAGACCTACCATTGAACAAATTCTTATCAATCATTTTGCTAATATTTCAACTACAATCAATCCTCATATGGACTCATCTGTTCTCAGCCTTATCTCTCCATGTATTACTTCTCAAGATAATGACATGCTTACAACTATTCTTAAGGCAGATAAAATTCGAAATATTGTTTttcaaataaaatcttgggctGCACCGGGTCCAGATGGGTTCTATAAGCATTGTTGGGATGTGGTGGGGACTGATGTTGTTTCAATGGTTCAAGAGTTTTTCACTACATGTATTTTACTGCCACAACTTAACCATACCTATCAAACTCTAATTACTAAGCATGATTGTGCTCAGACACCATCCGACTTCTGTTCCATAAATTTATGTAATATCACTTACAAGATCATATCCAAGTTGATGGCGGTTAGATTGAAGACTCTTCTTGCAAAAATAGTTTCGCCATGGCAGGAAGCTTATGTTCCAGGCCGTAACATTATGGATAACaccattatttctcatgaaatggTGGACTACATGAAAAAAACAAAGGTTTTACCTGGGGTTATCGCTATTAAATTGGATATGGATAAAAC TACCTCTACTGTTTCTTTGATGCTCAACGGTTCACCAACAACAAGTTTTACTCCTACCCGTGGTCTTTTCCAAGGTGATCCCATTTCAccttatttatttatattatgtATGGAAGGTTTTAGTCGCATCATTTCACATGTTGTTTCGTCGAATATTATTCTTCCATTTAAACCAGCAATTCACGCCCCTCACATTTCCCATTTATATTTTGCGGATGATTGCATTTTGTTTACTCGAGATTCGGGTTCCTCTATCACGAATTTGCTACAAATTATAAATCGCTTTTGTGCTACTTCTGGTCAACTTGTCAATTTCAATAAGTCTAGTGTTCATTTTAGTTCTAAGTTAAGTGATTCTGCTAAAGCTGATATTTGTCATATGCTGCAAATGAAACCTATGCCTCTTCATGAGAAGTATTTGGGTGTTAGcctttttatttccaaaaacaagACTAAATGTTTTGAGAGCGCAATTACTAAAATGCAGTCCAGGCTTCCTGTTTGGCAAGGTAAACTCATCAACCAAGCTGGTAGAAGCACTCAGATTCAGTCAGTTTTGAACACTATGAGACAATATCAAATGGCTTGTCTACATATGCCTGATTCTACCTTAAAGCAAATGGATTCAATCCAACGTTGGTATTGGTGGTGTCACAAGCGGACAAGAGTTATGTGTTTTAAATCCTGGTTTTATGTTTGTTATCCTAAACGTGATGGGGGTCTGGGGTTTAAGAATCTACGGGCTACAAATGAGGCTTTCTTGACTAAGTTGGCTTGGCGCATGGTTAACAATCCTGATGCTGAATGGATTAAGGTGCTAGAAGCTAAATACTTCCATAATATTAATCCACTTCATGGAGTTCGTACCACTAAAGGCCCATGGGTCTGGCAAAGCATACACAGAGGGCTGAAATGGGTTAAACAATTCCATGTTTGGGAGATAGGGGATGGTACCAAGGTAAGAGAGTTCCAAGATAACTGGATTCCTAATACTGTTACTACTACTTCAACAACTGCTCACTCTTCTTCTTCAGCGGATGTCAAG CAATGTTTCTATCCAAGTCAGGTGCAAGCTATCATTTCTATTCATTTATCTTATACTAGTAATGATACCCTGCGATGGTCTTTAACTAACAGTGGTGACTTCACTCTAAAGTATACTTATAGAGCAATATTGCATTCTCTATTTCCACCTCCTGTTACTATATACAATGAAGCTTTTTGGTTGGGTCTTTGGCACCTTAAATTTCCTTACAAGTGCCATAGGTTCATGTGGAAATTAGCTCATCAAATTCTCCCAGTTCTTCATCGTCTTGCTAGGCATATGCACATCCAAAATACTTCTTGTCATTTTTGTAATGCTCAGGAGGAAACTGTCACACACTTGTTTTTGAATTGTCCATTTTCTGCTGCTATTTGGTCTCGCATGTTACTTCATTGGTCTGCCATGATTACCTCTCAGTCGTCTATTACCAGTTGGTTACAAGGATGGACAGATTCAGCAAACAGCTTCACCTTTAAAGATCATCACACAGTTAATATGGTAGTG CATGTTGCTTCGTTAAGGAATCAGAATTCAGACTGTTGTCAGATGTCGGATTCTTCAGCTAATGATGCTAACAGTTTCCAATTGAATGTGGATGCTTCAGTTTTACCTAATAATCATGTTGCAGGTAGTGCTTTTATCCTTACTGATTCAACTGGTTCTTTTGTAACAGCTACAAGGAATGTAATACATGCAAAAATATTGGCCTTATACAAAACTCTTTGCTGGTTATGTTCACATCAACCTTCTAACGTAGTTATCTACTCCGACTGTAAAAATTTAGTCGATGGTTTGGGTGGGTCTGTAAATAATGTGTCTTGGATTGATCGGTCGTTGTTGTTTGAGTGTGTTAGTCTGTTACATAGTTTGTCGAATATGACTATACGTTACATTCATAGAGTGCATAATAAAGCAGCTGGCCAGCTTGCTAAGTTTGCAAGGTGTCAATTTTGTAATATACAATGGTGGTATACTCTACCGGTTGTGCT